ATATCCTAAATTTACTCATATGTGATATTTTcctaacataaacaaaaaacaatatcattcctaagaaaatatatgaatattaataaaatatacatataaatatatttccattatgctattatttttttattgtttaacatatatatacatatatatcagtaattaattttaaaattaaactattaatatgatgttatatttttaaagaaataaacaaaataaataattaatatatgattagtacaatttcatcaagaacaaattttaacaaatatgaaattttcaaaataatattatatacttaaaatttgatattaaatatatatatatactttatagtttcaatattattttaaaaatatacatatattcgcACGTCAAATTTAGTATGTATTATATTTCAGTTATTTTTACTATCgttttatgttctttttttaaaagtaaattgagTAACATGGTTGTAGTCTGATGCAGTTATCACCAAATATACATAAGTATAAAGTCTATCAATGTTAATAAGTTAGTTTGATGTCGATTATGAATAagacttactttttttttttgacaacaaaatAAGACTTACTTTTTTGAAGGAGTTTAAAATTAGTTGAAGAAGTATAAATCTATCAATGGATGCTGAGCTGATCAACAGTAATTGAAAAAAGTTTGAAACCTAGACAAATGCAAAACATATGTCAAGAAGAACATAAATCGATAGCTCCAACAAATGAGATATGACAAGTATAGTTCTAAATTATGAATCTTACTTTAAAGCATCGATGCTTTAATATAGGATAACAGTTATTAGCAAATATTAAGGTATCTATTTAATATTCGTAGATTAAGGATATGTAGAAATAATATAAATCTCAtgtatattaaaagagaaacattacaacatttgagGTAGCCATGTGTCATCATCACAATGAGTATTAGAATTTTTAGAGAATTATGTTGgtccatttaaatatataataagttttttattaaactaaccataaattcattattaatgttttcattctttccttaaataaaaattacggaattgcctaatgtagctaaaacatatatatgaaattaatgattttgaataataaatatttgataaaaattagtctattctctattatatttgtttaattttaaattaataaaataaattaaacaactatattaaccatataataaaaaattagattttctgtatatgttatattttgatttttttcaaaacgaatataaattattaaaactgttaaCAGTTTCACCTTCAAATTTTTGTGATtcatggtttaatttttttattatgataaaatacaaatgattacaaaatcatataagtaagaaatttcatttaataaatattaaatgtataaggtttatatatatatatatatatattaaattaaactatataccatataaaatataaatattttaatttcgaaattttctttgaaaacatatttttggtaaaagctattgaacaaatattgacaacttaatatttaaattttaaacttagccttgaactttataaaaatttatgaattactaaaactattaatcacacaatgaaaattttgctATCAGTGATTTAAagtatttgttataaaaatatacaaatgattaaaaaaatcatatgagtagaaaacatcatttaatatatatcaatactaaaatTGCACACTATATGTTaatgtcatttaaatttaattatataccatataaaatagaaaaagtgattgtttggattaatgaaatttatttatgtgttcacatcaatataattatatatgtaataattactgactttttaattattcaatatatatttattattttataaatatgtaaagaaacatataatacataaaaatagtatatacaatgtttgtcccgcgcaaggcgcggatcttaacctagtctatattataatagatgagTTTTTACTCACTCCTCAGTGCGCCACGTCAGCGTTTTGTGTACCCCGcttttaaaaagtgtaaaaaaatgtCAAGTCCATGGCTCGAatccgggttattgagatatgaacaccaacatttataccactaaactaaatgatactttgtacattgatggccgaaactaatatatatttatgaaggtcggaaacccTTGTTTTTTCGGCTTTTTCTGTGGGCCGGGCCTAgggaaagaaaataatataaattgtttttaattgatttcatgAATCTttattgaataatattatttgcagattctgtGATTCATGAGTTTATTCCcgccggacgtgctaatcattacatgtcatctttgaaagccggttccattgtgtaagtcgatcgttttgaggttgatgggtgctcaagcatgtacaagataactgatcattcattcctcattcgtttcatctcaccaactatTATTGATGCAGTCATCACGGATGCTCCTaagatcaatctccagtcatAATTAGATTGTTCGACAatttccaagtgattgcgaacacaaacctataACTCCCAGgcatattatcatattgcatctgggtttatattatgtttcgatatcataactgatatttaaactcgcagatgtggttggaCAAATCTGTTTTGTCCAGGGCTCTGACCTTACCAAAGAAACAACCcgagtcgttatccgtctcctcattgatccgtaagaaacaatcaacacacaattttctttatattattgtctatattgtgctaacatcaataatcaaaaatatttcctacaCAAAAtatgtggtcgtctatttatctctcttacttatcaaactaattttacacaaaccttTATTTTACAGCTAAAAATAAACCACAACatcccaaacaatcaaaataccaaaaactagaattccaaaaaacacaaatcattaatgatcacctctcttttttgtctaatcttagaaataaactttaaaacaaatataccaaatcaatcacctcaactaaaactcaacgacacatacattgagtcagctaaacaaatacaaactacacggccaaatatttaacaatttacaaacttactttcgcaaagaagaagacgaaaacgacaaccaagatcagtgaaattacctaaacaaaaaaagcagAGTAAATTACGAACTCTattaaatacaactaacaatgatttttgtttacatattacccatcaaataaaagagaaacaagccAGAAGATACAAGATAAAATCCCGacagacacaaaggcggcaacaacatctccacctgctcactcctcttgtcttataaaaacAGTTTACATGCCCAATGTCAACATGTCAAtgttattgtcttcttatgagaaatacataaattcgtttaaaacccattaaggcccaaatactcagaactgtcactcattttatagttatttctacaagtcttcatgtatttgttttaaaggtccggtaagagcaacaagtttaaaaataaaaaaaaaacatataacaaacataataaggataataaaaattattacttaatacacaaaacttacacaactaaactggagaaaaaatatccaaaaacaaaaggtactttcaacaactttaatataatttatgttctcTTAATAGtacaataaacaaattaaaaagacaaacaaactataagtctcagtgacacagcaaacaacaccacgaactatatcaatcacattactaacacagtttagtacttcataagtggagaacaatgcatacacaattcatcatcacaactctaactctataacaataaaaaaacttgaaaaacaactcaaaacgcaaaattcacaactacaataaccctagcaaatattgagatgaaacaaaaacTATGTCAAGCGCGGAGGCAATGACCCTAGTGTTAATTAACATATAAGTCCCAACATTTTCAATAGGTCCAAAAAAAATCATGCCAatgtaattttcaaatatgactctgttttaatatattagattataTAAGCAgccaaaatgttttttttttctttttgctttgcACATAATAGCCTAATATCAGATTGGACCAACAAGTTGCATGTATGATTAGGCCGGTTTGTTTGTGAAATAATCGGTTCATAAAAAACCCGATGAGATAAACCGGGATAGTTCAATCTTGGTCTAGCAGATAGTTCACCAACCAAGTTAATCCTTCGTTATTCAAAATCTCTAACTCTATTTATTGATTCTATTTTGTTTGTGAAGATCAGATTATGGTGCGCTCTGACTTCACCGGAGTTGGTGTTGGATTAGGGCTCGGTGTTGGCTGTGGATTTGGCCTTGGTTGGGTTTTTGGAGGTTCCTTCACCATGAACTTAGTtccaagtattttttttgtatttaaaaaaaaaaaattccatgaAACTAAGATATATATCATGTTCCTAATCGGTTAAAGATGGATGTTATGTTCATGACATGAGACCAAGGACAATTCTTAGAATATAGTTAACATATTGGAAAGTTATATTATAAAGAAATGAACGCAGAACAATATTTTCAACTATACTATTGACATGCTTAGAGTGCCATTGACAATAACTCCAGCTTACATTTGATGGTAGATTCATACTGAATTGGATTATTTCTGTTGCTTTCTTGGAGGAATGCCTTTGAATGTACTAGGCGTTGGTGTTGGTAAGCTTTAATACATGCGTCTTCTTCTGCGCCTTAATATAATGTCACAAGTAGGGGTACTGCATCTTTCATCAAGTATCAAATAACAAAACTCATGCGTTATTGGTATTTTGAAGGTGGTGGTTGCGGTATGGGTTTAGGCCTCGGTTGGGGTTTCGGGACTGCCTTTGGTAGTCACTACCGATCATCTAGACTTACATTTCAAGGCATCCAGTTAGGCAAGGCAGATAACATGTCCCAAAACACTTAGCAAGTCTTGTCTACCTTCAGTTATTCGAATTATTAAGTCCCAAATCCCTGAGCTCGGATTTGACTCTGAAATCCAAAACCACTTAGAATTTTCGAATAAAAATCCATATTTGTATAACAAAACATCCACTTACACAATGTGTCACTCTACGATGTGTTTACTCGAATTACTACTGTGTACAGTTGAAAAGTAGTTTTTGCAAAATCCGTCTCATTTGAAAAATCCCGTAGACTTTGCATTTTAAACTGTATAATCACAAAATGCAACAAAACTCAGAAGATGTGGAAAGAAATCATGCGAATCAGACACATCACCAGGAAACTCGTTTTGGTGAGCCACCATATACGCACCTCTCTTTACTGGCACGCCACCCATGCTAACTTGCTTGTACTAggtgcatatatatatagtgatgtGCGTGTTGCTATGTATTCAATCACAAGTACTACATTCTTTCTCAGATTCTAACTAAAACAATTGTGTCAGTAAGTAGCCATCATGGGCAGAGTGATGTTTTGGTTTCTTGTTTCCATGTATCTATGCCTCATTGGCCATATGATTGGTGAGGCTGCAAGAGAAGGTGCCATGATGAGTGAAGCAAAATCCCATGATATGGGAAAGAGTAACCGACACGTAACGGGGTTAAAGGGTGAACTCACAGCTGGCGGCTATGGGGGCGGGGATCCAGGGTATGGTGGATACGGTCCAGGTGGTGGTGGTGTTGTGATTGGTGGTGGATTTGGTGGGGGTAGTGGTGCTGTGGGTTGGGATGGAGGAAACAGAGGAGGCGATCCGGGATACGGGTCAGGTGGTATTGGTGGTGGAGTCATCattggcggtggtggtggtggtggtggtgggtgTGGCGGTTCatgcggtggtggtggtggacctGGTGGTGGATATGGACACCTTGAAGCCAGCATGATGGGATCAGGCAAAAACTAGAAAGAAACAAGCAGTTTTCTTTAGATCGtagaaggaaaaaaagaagaagaaataaggATGTACTTTAGCATCTTGATCATGCTTAGAAGTTTGTAATGGTGTCACGTTTAATGGAATAAGAGTTTTCTTTGGTCTTTTAAAAGTTTCTTTGAACTCTCTCTTTACGTCTTCTCTTGGGTTGGAACATCTGTGCAGACTATATTGTTTCAACGATGCAATAGCGTTGATATGGACATCTGAGGCTGTTTTCCACCACATATATTACATCCTTCACAGAGGGACCGGACCACTTTTGGTGAACCTTGGTTCTTCCCAACTCTTCTACtactttcataaataaaaaatgcgTGCAAAGTTa
This region of Brassica napus cultivar Da-Ae chromosome C5, Da-Ae, whole genome shotgun sequence genomic DNA includes:
- the LOC106431648 gene encoding ctenidin-1 produces the protein MGRVMFWFLVSMYLCLIGHMIGEAAREGAMMSEAKSHDMGKSNRHVTGLKGELTAGGYGGGDPGYGGYGPGGGGVVIGGGFGGGSGAVGWDGGNRGGDPGYGSGGIGGGVIIGGGGGGGGGCGGSCGGGGGPGGGYGHLEASMMGSGKN